The sequence CATGTTGTATTCTGTGCTAACAGAAGGTCATGATAGGAGAGCTGCACTGACATCAAGGTTGTGTCAGCTTGTGACGTCAAACCCGAAGCTATTTCATGCTTAAGGTTAGAATAAGTTATAATGTTTGCAAATTGGTCACTGGTAGTATGGTATATAAAACCCACTTGGGGTTTTTCCAATagaccccccccaaccccatccTCAGCCAAGTTGACTGCTTCTGTCcccatgttttactttttttttttaaagaagtctTTGACAGATGAAAActttaaacaaataataatcTATGAAGGTCTGCCACAAAAACCTGAGAAAAAACCTGAATGatattgattaattgattgattgattgattgattgattgattgattgattgattgattgattgactatgtaaccaaattcaaattcagtgaGCCTTTATGAAGCCCGTGAGTCCATCATGCAGAAGGTGAGTCATCACCAATGTCAAGTGTGAACAGGGGGCTCAAATCCCTCCTGAGGTGCCTTATAATAAATGCAGATTACTAAACGTAGTGGACAATATAAGGGGTGCAGCTATCGATGCTCCTTATGGATTTGTGTCCCAAGAAATGTCAATGCAGTTAGCCACAGGCTAAAGCTTCTTATTCCCTTCCTCTAAACACAAGTAAAACCTTAATCATCAGTCTGTTCTCTGTTTTATTGATCGCCTCATTGCCATCATTGACTTTATGCTACTTTGTGACTCTATGTGCTGAGTGGTCAATTCAACCTGCGCTCATCCGCTCCGTGTTCCCCCCCTTTCACGTGTGCATCAGTTTGTCAAGCGGACACAAAAACGGCGGTTGCAGACGTCGTGGTTTGTGAAATACGTCTAAGAAGTGTCCTGCTGACGAAACAAGAGTTTGTTAACATGCTTTAAATCTGTGACATCTAAGATTAGAGTAACCTCCGTCTGACTAAATAATTTTCTCATTTATGTAAGGCTTTACATTAACAGAATCAAAGTGTGTAACAGTGGATGGATTCATCCCATTAACAAAGGACTATCGGTTGGGACGCAAATCTTTTTccatccaatccactttatcaTTGAGTCTGATTACGGCACTTTAGTGTGAACAACCTGGAAGGCTAAGAAGCCTTTTAGCTGCTGCCAGATATTAAATTGATGCCAGTAGTTTTGGCCCTGCTTAGCAGCCAGGTAGTTTTAAAGGTCATAAATGAGGAGTAAGAGTTTGGAAATCATCCCATCAACCTGGATGGAAAGAGAATGCAAACCAGGCGAGCTTCTTTTggtgaataaaaaagaaattaggTATAATGCCATTGGCTGGAAATTTAGAGAATCTAGAatgaatgtaaaacatgaatttaaaaattgaatttaCAATCCCCTGTAAGGAGCAGTTTACACAAGAGTTGAAAGAGGAATCAATAATCTCTCACCGAAAGCACACAATTCTGTCTTTAATGGGACTAATTTTACATTAAagtccattaaaaatgaatatttgcacacacatatataacatacatttacattatCAAAAGCATTTAAATTCACAGGTGGTGCAAACCAAGATGCACTGCGgtcttattctttttttttatcagtatattttttatttgcccATCAACAGGGATCTTGGATGTATTAAACTTATTTCATCTAAACTCTAAGGGAACATTGGTGTTGTAAAATAAGTCATGATATCTAAAGGAAGGATATTTGTTCCTTCTAAATTGCTGGAGGCCAATTAAATCTTGCTTTGCTACACATTCTGAAGCCTCAGTGCTGCATTCTTATTAGGAAATCAATTTACCAAACAAAGGACAAGtaacttaaaaaaacacaacattaaatcAATGATCTTCTTATGCATTCAAAACCAGCAGCATATTATGTTGCGTATTGATTTCCATCCACTGTGGGCTGCTCAGTGTCATTTTCTGTTGTTAAACCTCACACActtagtgaaagaggacatgaaggtagttggtgtgagagaaaaggatgcagaagacagggttagatggaggcaactgattcgctgtggtgacccctgaagggaaaagccgaaaggagaagaagtgaaCTCAAATACTAAtccaatttttctattttccaAAACTCAGATTACAAAATATGTTCTACACTGTACTGTGAGGTACAGTATGGAGCCCTCACTAACATTAATTTTACCGCTGACATGGGCAATGTCATGTGATCTAATTATATAGGATAACACTCCGTTCCTCACCAATATACCTAATGAGATTTCAAGGATTCGTCAGTCTGGTGTTGGACATGGGATATTATCCTCAGCATGACCTCACATTAACCTTTCTGTGTATTTAAATTATTCTGAGCACTGCTCTGGCACTCTTCCACAGCATGCCACATCATAATTGTGCAATTTATATAGACTGCTTTGCACCTACTGCGTATAAAATGAGCAGAGCTCTGCTTGACATTGGAAAGGCTGTGAtgaatatataataaacatCTATGGCTgaagaagaagtttttttaaacgtaaaaataaacagtgaactaagaaataattgtttttaatgtattttgctTTGACACTGATTTAAAGAGATGTGATACTTTTCTGGAAGCTTCTCTTATTATCTGACTGCAATAGCAAATAGATTTACACAGTCAGAATTCTTTTCAGGTTGTTGATTTATCTCATGATTTCAAATGAAGCAACtctcctgtttttcattttcaattgcTTATCAGGATTCGGGTCCTGGGTCTCCCCCCAGAAGGACATGTCTGAAACCCTGCTCTAAAggggaaccaccaccccagtctgttACTACAGAGGCACTTCCTCTGTTATCCATGCAGATTTGCACCAATGACAGGGGGGAACATGGACAATTCAGAATACATGTTCTCTGTCACCCAAGAAATGTAATCAAGGTTTTGTCAAAGGTGGGAGTTGTCGACTAACTTGATTGGACCCTCACTGTGTAGTCAGACCTCCCAGGTTTGTCTGGTATCTTCTCCGGCCTCCTGATCCAACTCTCCACCAGGTGGCGATCAGTTCAGCTCAGCTCCTCTCTTTACCCAGAAGCTATAGCCATAAATCAGCTGATATGAATACAAAGTCAACCATCGATCTACAACCCAGGGTATCCTGGTATCAAGTGCCCTTGTGGACACCACATGTTGGAACATGGTGTAAGTTATGGACAAACTGCGACTACCACTAGGTCCAAAAACTGAGCTCTATTTGCAGCGGTCTAATTGAGACTAGTCTGCCTGCCGCTAGGGCTGATTATGATTCTcagcttctttctttcttgtacCGCTTCTCCTCATGGGGCGCCTCAAACCAGACTGTGAATCTCTTCATGTCTTCTATTAACAAGGTTCTGTCCAGCTGGAGGTGGAGACATGGATCATCAGTCTTGGTCCAGGAACCAGGAAACTCTACAATCTCTGCAAGGGATTAATCTCCACGGGCTTAATAGGAATCCTCCATTATTTCCATAGCCTTCATGCTCCTTAGTTCCGGAAGAAATATGTCCAACTACGGTCAATTTAATTTGAGGCATCTTGACCTCATTCCTCTCCTGCTGCAGATCACACTCCAGCTTTCCCTTCAGTATCCTAATCTGCTGCTGTTGGTTCTAGGGGTCAAAATGATGGGTGTCTGAACCTCAGGGTTGTAGAGGGTTCATTACCATCTCACTGCAGGCTGCTAGCTGTGGCTGCACGTCAGCCTGAGGTTCcctttcctcccttccttccatCAGCTCTTGGTTCCACAAGTGTCTGATTTCTGTTGGATATTAACAAGTTCAAAGAGGAATCTCTACTCATTTACTTTCAGAAAGTCTCTGAACTGTTTTGACTCGCATCTGTAACATCTTTATGTCATGTCAATCCCCCAGATGTTGTTGAGGATTAAGGGAAAAACTTTCTAATTAGTGTGATGGATGAAATTGAGTTAGGATAATTAAGcttgataaaaatgtgtatttataatattgcaaatgatcattttaaatatattgatGAGAGGAATACAGAAAGAGaccttttctttaattttgctGTGTCCTTGGAGCTTGTAGAAAAACCATCATcccacaaacaaataaacatctcatacataaataataaaaatacataatcatTCATATTCCCAATTACCCGCACATTCATTGGTGTTCATTGGAAATTCACAggaaaaatgtcacaaaagcAACATAAGCAGTCATTATGGTGACACCAAACAGGATCAagttattttcacttttatgtaACTCATTATGGCTTTTGAAGTTCTGAAAACAATTCATACTTTATATTAACATTTGGCTTGGTtgttgtgtgtatgtaggtgCATTGATGTATACGTCCACGTGTGTgtatatctctctctctcatatatatatatatatatatatatatatatataaaattatttcgAATCAATCAGTTCTAAATACAAATGTGGACACCAAGAGGTAATTTAACAAAGTTCAACAGGAGGCTGCTCTAAGCTATCACCTGTCGTTTATTACAGACCCCACTTTGACCTTTGTCTCCCCCCTCTGGCAGGAAGTAGAGCTACACAAACAGCACTGACGAATCTGTGTGACATTTCAAAATCGACATCGCTGTGATTTCTCGCTCTTTAACTCTGGGAAAACAGTCTTTGCTGCTTAGTATAAAATGCATCACTAGTGATGTGCCGGTGCAAGAAAGTTGCACAAACTGCAAATTCTACAAATATTTTACAGTAATAAATGAACCGAATCGTAAATTATCTGTCAGTGATGAACTTATTTTACCAGAATGAAACAACGTTCATTCATATGTAGTGCCACAGGGTTAAAATAGTGAGATTTTAGTGCCCTATTGTGCCCCATTCCAAATAAACCTTTTGATAAAGCCAGTGTCATGCAGCAAATagcaaaataaaagttaactGAAAAAAGTGGAATGACTAGTTAAGACGACATTAGAACGTATTGCTTTACCTCAAAGAATTCTCAACTTCCCTTCAGACAAGCAAAATCAACATCTGGGAAAAGGTTTCAGAATGAACcatttcttttgtaagtagCATGAGCATCACTGACTGGATTTTTTTCATCCAGTAATAATTTCAAACCAGCGTTGAACAGAACTTCATATATTTGACCCCGTGTTGCCACAGATTCACTGTGGACACTGATGGAGCCTCTTCTGCCTGAGGTTAGACAGGCGAACAAACAGcaaatgtgtgtgactgacacTGAAATGGCGTGATCGCCTTcatgcaaccacacacacacacacacacacacacacacacacacacacacacacacacacacacacactccttacGCCCTGGAGAAACAATGTCCAGTTTCTGCTTTtatcagcagttttttttttccagtttacaGCATTTCTGCttcgtcatcatcatcctcgGAACCTGAGGGCCCCTGGCGGACTTCTTCGTACCACTTGTTGGTTAGGGTCTTCATTTGGATTCGGCCATGTAATAAATCCTGAAAGCGcacatttacacacaacagCACATGCAAAAGTAAATAGAAATGTATCTAAAGCTGCATGTAGGGAGAATAACTTGAAATTTCTCCCTAATTCCATGAAATTTCTCACAAATTCCGCAGACCTTTTGTACAATATAGCAGAATTAACTGTAAATCATAATGAGTAGAAACAGCCACTGTAAATACAAGAGGACTGTATGTGAAAGAAGTTACTGCATAAAACATGACTATAGAATGTCCAAGGATTGTGAGTAAGATCACGTGCCATCTCCCCCAGGAGTCTGTTAGTGTCTCTTACCTCTTGGGTGAGCCTGCGAGTGAAGAAGGGGTTAAGGTATTTCGCATCAAGCCACATGAAACCCTTCAGATCCTGTCTCTGGTAGATCTGAGCCTCATACTCTTCCTCTGTCAGTTCTGATAAGTGCTCGGACTCAATGGTATTACCCTGGAGAGGAAAGTAAAAGAATGAGAGGGGCCGTTGGAtaagtagaaagaaaaaaaaaaaagctgccgATAAATGAAGTCGATGTGAAGGAgactgaggaggagatggaggagagcagagggagcGTCAAAGAGGGCAAATCAAAAAATAACGGAGGACCAGTAGATCTGGTTGCTGCCACGCCGGGGTATTAACACTAAGCTCCGGGAGacatcaaacatgcaaacactttACACATTAGTCATTGACATGCACCACCACATGTCACCAATGACTTCAATAGCAGCACATCAAAAGGAAGACCAGCTATCTCCAATCAGACTGAAAATCAAACCTTTAACAGCGCAGTAGCCTGTCAACACCTGCAGAGTTTTTAGGGTTTGTTTGTGTAACGTGTACAGTTTGCTCCTCACTGTGTTTTCTGCACACACAACGAatcctttgattttttttcacccatTTGTATTCAGACTGCAGTGAAATCGCAACGCTTCATCCTTTACCATTTTCTGGGTCTTGCTCAGATTGATGTCTTTCTTGTTCTTCCGCCGCGACTGGCTCTCCTCAATGTCCATGAGGCGAATGAGTGGCATGGTCCCGCCCCCCAGGAGGAGGATCGTGAACAGCACAATGACGATGGTGGTGGTGCCGATCAGCTGGCGCTTTTCAAAAGGCTCCAGGCTCAGATGGAGGCTCAGCGCGTAGGGGATAGCCCCACGCAGACCTAGCAGACAGAAACGCTTAGTTAGAATAGAATTTACGTTACATCCTTTAATAATTACACAATACCGTATTTATTACATATATTATTTAATCAAATGAATACATTGAtattatacaataaaatatctgctataaaatataataataatactagtaataataataataatctgaacACTCACTACCTTTCCatcttttttacatctttttttagaCTAGTATACCCAAGGTTGTAAATAATTATATTGATTTTTCAtattctcttttatttatttttttcaacaactgCCAAATAAGTGTCAAACATTTGGGAATCTAGTCACTGCttgaaaaacagcaacaaaaaactaattttaaaaagtaatttctcaAAATCAATGGACTTATTGGTTAAGTCACAGGTTGTTTGAGCTCCAGTTGTTGCCACTGACAGTTGTACCCAGAGATTCCCTCTTGATCCTAGACCAAAGGTTCAGACGATACCAAAGAGCACACAGCCTGTCATTGTCATGACTTAAATAACAGAGTGAATTGTCTCACCACTGAACCACATTATAAACATCATTTTTGGGTTGATCTTATGGTCTCTGAAGAAGTTCAGTAGGAATGAGAGAGGGAAGATGTTCACTGCTCGGCCAAGAAGAACCAGGACCTACGAAAGCAACACAGACATGAATTCCCTGTCCTTTAACAACACGTTCACACAGAAAACTCTAAAGCACTTACGATGCACCAGATGACGAAGGATATTTCAAAATTATGAGGGAAGCTGAAGATAGAGAGACCAAGGAAGGCAAACACACATGTCTCTGGGGAGAAATTGAAAAAGAATTATTCagaacaaaatgtaaaatgaagacaaaggAGGAATTCTGGTGGAAAACACAGATTTCGCTCACCACACATGAACGCCACTGTGCGCAGTGTCTGCTGCATGAGGATCTGGGTGACCGGAGACAAATTGTGATGGGTGTAGTGCGACATCACGATCCCAGCAAACAGGATGGACATGATTCCTGTTGGGCCACAGAAGGCATTAACAAAAATCctatgaagaaaaaatatgaatgcGATTGTGCACGCATGAACCTACCGGACAGTTTGATGCCTTCGGCCAGGCCATAGGGCAGGTACGCAAAGATTATCATCATACCAAACTCCAACGACGGTGTTTTCCTCAgatcaaagtgttttaaaaactaattaatgCGTTAGGGAATTTAatgatgtgcacacacacacattcacatatacACCTACACACGCAGATGTCTGAAATATTGTCACACATAATAAATCTGGATACAACAGCTGAGATGAGTCCAGTGAGGGTTCCCAAGGCAGCagaaccaaaaaacattttcaggaaataaCCCAGTGCTTGCACGAAAGTCTCCCAGCCTGTTACCATGGAGTTCTCCGACCGGGAAAATCCCTCCGCTGTGCtaaaatggagagaaaaaaaagtaaataccataaaaataaaaaaaagcctcaGACGATCTTGTTATACCTTAAATAGACACAAGAGGGCAGAAgagctccagtgtgtgtgtgtgtctgtctatgtgcTTACATTTATCTGGTCTTTGTAATCCAGATAATTTGAATATGAATTGaaggaatttaaaataaacttgaGCCACACACAGAATCCATCTAGTCATTATTGatgcagcagaaacagaaacatttgattttagAGTGACATTTCAATCCTTTTTGTAATAACAGTTATTTAACCAAACAGCCAGACGACACAATGTATCTACTAATCAGACTTTAATGCTTTCTAATGAGCTCCTGAGCAAAAGCATTAGCTGTGTAGCTGCTATAAACAAGTGGCACAATGTGTAAAGTAGCTTTCTAAGAAAGCTAATCTGTGAGGTGCTAACAACAAGCAAACTGCCAGGCTGTTCAGCCCATCTATTATTTATGCATTCATTTGCTCTTCGAGGGCATGCAGACACTTGAGATCACTTTGCACATTTAGATGGCTGTGAGCAGGAGAGATAAGACGGCAATAAAGTGAGCACAGCCAGAGCAAATGGGATGACATGTAAACAAGGGGATACTGTCAAACCCTTGATTCCACCAAACATGTCTGTCAAGATTTTTCAGGTGTATTGTCCCCAAGTATGACGAGTTTAAAAGCTTGGAGTAACAACTCTTCGAGACTGGTACTCAAAATAAATGGTCCACAATGTCTGCAATACGTTTCATGACTTTTTCTAATTACTGAGCTctcaaaaaaatgtcatcaagaATTCTGTCGttctgagtgtaaaaaaaaaagaacagcaccAACATTCATTTgaccaacatttaaaaaaaaaacagaatatgaACTTCATTGATTTATCAGACATGGAAGAAAAATTCAACCACATACACAACATGTGATGCAGTgatattgttgtgttttttttcaaaagatgTATGTCAGGTAATAAAACGGATCACAGGTTCTGCTATTTCTTCTTGCTTAACGTCAGTGTGTAATTTCAAAAATGCAAATAGGAGTTCGAAGGTCGTAAAATGTCTGTCCAGACCCCAGTTGACGTTAATAATGCTGTGTAAACCTTGACGATTGTATAATTCCTCACAAAGGCATGtgatgaaataattataagtgCATACTGCCTGTTTCAGCTGCTCCGCtcgatttttactttttaacttTGATACgacttttttttataacttttctcttattttttcattttagaacattttaatatGCAAAATAATGCCCCTCTcttatatttcaaaaataatgatCACAGTTGGACTGCAAGAGACTCTTACTTTGTCAGGACGATGGCAACTGCGTCGTTGAGGATGCTCTCGCCGAACACCAACATGTTGAGCACCGGGTCCACGTTAAGGGCGTTGAAGATGGCGATGGTGGCAACGGGGTCCACAGCTGATATCAGTGAGCCAAAGGCGAAGCTACAGCAACAAAGTAATTAATCAGTAATAAATTTTATagtcaaacaaaagaaaaaaaaggaacacagtAATACAGCAATAAAGGAACATAACACAGCCAAAACCatgacatttacagtatgtcTGTATAAGGTTAAAAGAAATGTGGCATACAGCGTCTGTGTTACCTActtcctaaaaaaaaatgttttctgaaaaaaTTCTCAACTACAATGATCTTCTGTTCAGCAAAAACTAGAACTGTCCTCCGCCCGTCTGTTACTGAGGATTAGATTTAGTTTAGTGATCAGCTAAAGTTAAATAACAAAGTTAGAgtgaaacttttgaattcaaGCCTAAATCTAACAGATTCTTTTCTGGTCTGCGCCCCTTCTTTCTACAAGTTTTGTGTCCACTCATGTAAGGATAGTCTGGGGGATAAGAAAACTGTATCGATCTTTTAATCAACTTAAATTTAGGAAagtctcatttttatttagttgtattGAGACTCAATTCTTTCTTGGCTGAGCAGGAAAACCCACTAACACATTCCTGACAAACCCTACATCCTGTTGAGCAGCAAACTGCTGTTATATAGATGTGTCATGCAACTACGAAGAACAAGAACACCATTTATTTAAAGTCACTCTGGTCTGGAATGATGTTCCCTCTGATCCAATGTcaaaagaatgtaaaaaaaaaattaattgctATTTTGAGTGGAAAACTAACACTCACCTATCAGTCATGGTCATCTTATAGATCACAtcagcctaaaaaaaaaattaaataaatcacaccaacacacacacacggcttaGATGTGCAACAAACACATGTCGTCATGTCAATAtctatacaaaaaacaaaatgacgtGATGGCGGCTGTCTGCTCCACACGATCTCTGTAAACACTTTTGTACTCTATCTCTGAAAGGGCTTGTTGGTGGATAAAATTACAGCCCTCACCTGTCCAAGGAAATAGATACCTCCTCCGACTATGAAGGCGGAGATTGCTGTCCCGATCACAGCAAAGAGTGTAATGGAGCCAATGTTCTGGAAGAAGTTACCCTGAACACACataatattcatgttttatagtagcatgacattttaaattttacatggGCACATTACATACACATATGTAGCcagctttaaaatgaaaaaacaggaCAAAGTACAGGTAAAACATCGGTGCCTACGTAGCCTTGTATGACATATATGAACTGTTTCAAAGGAAATAGAATGAGGCTTAAGAGCAAATTGTTCAGTTAGTGAACTATAATCTTTACTTAAGATAATATCTAACAACAGTTCATGTAAATGTTGCTTCTTCATCCTGAATTTCATGTATTGTAGTGTTCATCTATTCCCATGTTTCTTCTAGcaaacatttaattacattcacGGGGTCTCCTCTGTTCAACCAGACATGCATACCTTGTGTAAAGAGTATCCAGATTCAAAGATGATGGGCGGCAGAAGCAAAAGGAAGAACATGTTGGGTCGGAACGTTTCTTCCTCCTTtccgggggaaaaaaaacaaccagatgCTGTTTACAATAAGAAAATTGATGAAAAGCATTTGTTTGTGGACTTTTACACATTCTGTCACGTTTGTCATCTGAAATGAGCCTCAAGTGGTCCTTTAACAAATTAGAGAACAATAAAGCTAATTGGTACAACTGTATGAGTTAATGTATGTGTGATGGAACAATAAAACACAGGGTTGTGGTTATCACACAAACCTCAACAAATATTTTCTACCATTCGCCCAATCACAGGCAGTCAACTAGCGGAGTGGGTGATGAGGGACGCCATGCCTGAGGGCCAGGATCTTTGGCTGACAAAACAAATCTGGATGTTGACtttacaatcacacacacacacagacgcacactcacacacacacacgcggacacagacacacattttggTGACCTTAGCCCCctagtattttttttcaaccattaGAATGAAATCATTGTTGCCTCTCAGATTGCCCTCTGGTTCAGACACCGGCATCATTCGCCCATTGAGTGTGTTCTGGCTGCTGATGTGTCTGCACACGATACACTGCGTTCTCTtgtgcagcatgtgtgtgtgtgtgtgtgtgtgtgtgtgtgtgtgtgtgtgtgtgtgtgtgtgtgtgtgtgcgtgcatacaTGTATGTTTTAATCTTTATTAGTAATGCAAAGATCAATACACTCATGCATTAGTGGACGTTCAtaggaaataaatatttctggGTCGTGGCTAACATTGCACTCGTGTTAAAAGTTGGTAGAGGTCAAGCTCATATTTACTCCATCCAGTCAATAAATGCATTATGGTTTGATCCAGTTTTATCAACAGGAGTCGGAGTCATCCCAAAGCAGATGGAAAGAAGATTAACAAGGAAGATGATAACTTCAAAATCACATTTGCTTTCCAAGACCACAGGGGAACGTTTTGGTAGGTAAAACGACAGAATAACACAACACAGTACATAAAAACTGTAAACCGATTTCTAGATGAGAACTCTCTTCTATTTACACGTTTGTCTGCACTTAAACTTTTGCGATTCTGGCTACAAGCTCATAAAATAGGTCAGGCATGGTGGAGAGCCTATAAAGAACGCTGGAGTAAAAGGCTGCATTCCTTTTCAGTTTGTCTTATTATGCATTCAAATTTCAGAAAGACT is a genomic window of Antennarius striatus isolate MH-2024 chromosome 2, ASM4005453v1, whole genome shotgun sequence containing:
- the slc9a8 gene encoding sodium/hydrogen exchanger 8 isoform X1; this translates as MSTATRSCQHGTSKFINCNSSVLVLNAPTRYLKMRGVFHAFLLLFVLLLSLNSCLSEREEKNSPVLYERDDGGDANHKDNDSPFIKQVKQNELDLRERTQQKNVLSTSKSNDTDGYGNDTLHLTPTTVKPTLAPPTPKPILPVQTGVKAQEEEQSSGLTIFFSLLVIGICIILVHLLIKFKLHFLPESVAVVSLGILMGGFIKIIEFQDLANWKEEETFRPNMFFLLLLPPIIFESGYSLHKGNFFQNIGSITLFAVIGTAISAFIVGGGIYFLGQADVIYKMTMTDSFAFGSLISAVDPVATIAIFNALNVDPVLNMLVFGESILNDAVAIVLTNTAEGFSRSENSMVTGWETFVQALGYFLKMFFGSAALGTLTGLISAVFLKHFDLRKTPSLEFGMMIIFAYLPYGLAEGIKLSGIMSILFAGIVMSHYTHHNLSPVTQILMQQTLRTVAFMCETCVFAFLGLSIFSFPHNFEISFVIWCIVLVLLGRAVNIFPLSFLLNFFRDHKINPKMMFIMWFSGLRGAIPYALSLHLSLEPFEKRQLIGTTTIVIVLFTILLLGGGTMPLIRLMDIEESQSRRKNKKDINLSKTQKMGNTIESEHLSELTEEEYEAQIYQRQDLKGFMWLDAKYLNPFFTRRLTQEDLLHGRIQMKTLTNKWYEEVRQGPSGSEDDDDEAEML
- the slc9a8 gene encoding sodium/hydrogen exchanger 8 isoform X2, encoding MSTATRSCQHGTSKFINCNSSVLVLNAPTRYLKMRGVFHAFLLLFVLLLSLNSCLSEREEKNSPVLYERDDGGDANHKDNDSPFINKSNDTDGYGNDTLHLTPTTVKPTLAPPTPKPILPVQTGVKAQEEEQSSGLTIFFSLLVIGICIILVHLLIKFKLHFLPESVAVVSLGILMGGFIKIIEFQDLANWKEEETFRPNMFFLLLLPPIIFESGYSLHKGNFFQNIGSITLFAVIGTAISAFIVGGGIYFLGQADVIYKMTMTDSFAFGSLISAVDPVATIAIFNALNVDPVLNMLVFGESILNDAVAIVLTNTAEGFSRSENSMVTGWETFVQALGYFLKMFFGSAALGTLTGLISAVFLKHFDLRKTPSLEFGMMIIFAYLPYGLAEGIKLSGIMSILFAGIVMSHYTHHNLSPVTQILMQQTLRTVAFMCETCVFAFLGLSIFSFPHNFEISFVIWCIVLVLLGRAVNIFPLSFLLNFFRDHKINPKMMFIMWFSGLRGAIPYALSLHLSLEPFEKRQLIGTTTIVIVLFTILLLGGGTMPLIRLMDIEESQSRRKNKKDINLSKTQKMGNTIESEHLSELTEEEYEAQIYQRQDLKGFMWLDAKYLNPFFTRRLTQEDLLHGRIQMKTLTNKWYEEVRQGPSGSEDDDDEAEML